The proteins below come from a single Streptomyces sp. M92 genomic window:
- a CDS encoding transporter: MVGLFVRLKLALLRGSLRRSRARAAGFVVGALAALAAAGLTAARLAQRHGEPAADLAVLAAAGLLVGWVVLPLTAGSGTGDESADPTRLAVLPLRPRPLVVGSTAAALVGPGPLATLVVLAGATAAVTGTGAAVAVAVPAALLALLLCVVTSRAVTAAYARALTSRRGKDAAAMGGLLVAVVSFTAYLLLSSAGAPEPSVPPAVSDVLRRTPPGWVADAPHAATEGRWGVALAELGATALLILLLAVWWHHSLVRLMTTSDRSTARPARARSADAGPWARLGSRSRTLLITHHQLRSFARAPRHRMLMATSLAYSSIFPLVLVAVAVKTPYAALGGAWVFALSSPSMLFTMDGSAVWTNVATTRSVAHARAEVTGRFLAQIVVAVPWLAAITVVIALTTGTTGQIPEVLGLICALLGVTFSMGAVISVRWPYAFEHDSILTGVPGQGGTYHLMNFAASIAGPLATTPLVAGAVLLHGTGHAWLLLPAGLAYGLLVTSVVLRRTGARLFRTYPDVLNALRLG; encoded by the coding sequence GTGGTTGGGCTCTTCGTCCGCCTGAAACTGGCCCTGCTCAGGGGCAGCCTGCGCCGCAGCCGCGCCCGGGCCGCCGGCTTCGTCGTCGGGGCCCTGGCGGCCCTGGCCGCCGCCGGCCTCACCGCCGCCCGGCTCGCCCAGCGGCACGGCGAACCCGCCGCCGACCTCGCCGTCCTGGCCGCAGCCGGCCTGCTGGTCGGCTGGGTCGTGCTGCCGCTCACCGCGGGCTCCGGCACCGGGGACGAGAGCGCGGACCCCACCCGGCTCGCCGTGCTCCCGCTCCGCCCCCGGCCGCTCGTCGTCGGTTCCACCGCCGCCGCCCTGGTCGGCCCCGGCCCGCTGGCCACCCTGGTGGTGCTCGCCGGCGCCACGGCCGCCGTGACCGGCACGGGCGCCGCCGTCGCGGTCGCCGTCCCGGCCGCCCTGCTCGCCCTGCTGCTCTGCGTGGTCACGTCCCGGGCCGTCACCGCCGCCTACGCGCGCGCCCTGACCAGCCGACGGGGCAAGGACGCCGCGGCCATGGGCGGACTGCTCGTCGCGGTCGTCTCCTTCACCGCGTACCTGCTGCTCTCCTCGGCGGGGGCGCCCGAGCCGAGCGTCCCGCCGGCGGTGTCCGACGTGCTCCGCCGGACACCGCCCGGCTGGGTCGCCGACGCACCGCACGCCGCCACCGAGGGCAGGTGGGGCGTCGCCCTCGCCGAACTCGGCGCGACCGCCTTGCTGATCCTGCTCCTGGCGGTGTGGTGGCACCACTCCCTGGTGCGGCTCATGACCACCAGCGACCGGTCCACCGCCCGGCCGGCCCGCGCCCGCTCCGCCGACGCGGGCCCCTGGGCCCGGCTGGGCTCCCGCAGCCGGACCCTCCTCATCACCCACCACCAGCTGCGGTCGTTCGCGCGGGCACCCCGCCACCGCATGCTGATGGCCACCTCGCTGGCGTACTCCTCGATCTTCCCGCTCGTCCTGGTGGCGGTGGCCGTCAAGACCCCGTACGCCGCCCTGGGCGGCGCCTGGGTGTTCGCGCTGAGCTCGCCGTCGATGCTGTTCACCATGGACGGCTCCGCCGTCTGGACGAACGTCGCCACCACCCGCAGCGTCGCCCATGCCCGCGCCGAGGTCACCGGCCGCTTCCTGGCCCAGATCGTGGTTGCGGTGCCCTGGCTCGCCGCGATCACCGTGGTGATCGCACTGACCACCGGGACGACCGGGCAGATCCCCGAAGTGCTGGGCTTGATCTGTGCGCTGCTCGGCGTGACCTTCTCGATGGGCGCGGTCATCAGCGTCCGCTGGCCCTACGCCTTCGAGCACGACTCGATCCTCACCGGTGTACCCGGACAGGGCGGGACCTACCACCTGATGAACTTCGCCGCCTCGATCGCCGGCCCCCTGGCCACCACGCCCCTGGTGGCGGGCGCGGTCCTGCTGCACGGCACGGGCCACGCCTGGCTGCTGCTGCCCGCGGGGCTCGCCTACGGCCTGCTGGTGACCTCGGTCGTCCTGCGCCGCACGGGCGCCCGCCTGTTCCGCACCTACCCGGACGTCCTCAACGCCCTCCGCCTGGGCTGA
- a CDS encoding phosphoribosyltransferase, which translates to MSDVRENLTYEQFGVAVRELAQAVADDGYEPDIVLSIARGGVFVAGGLAYALDCKNIHLVNVEFYTGVGTTLEMPVMLAPVPNVIDFSEKKVLITDDVADTGKTLKLVRDFCLDTVAEVRSAVIYEKSHSLVQCEYVWKRTDQWINFPWSVQEPVVRRAGQVLDA; encoded by the coding sequence ATGAGTGATGTTCGGGAGAATCTGACCTACGAGCAGTTCGGGGTCGCCGTGCGCGAGCTCGCGCAGGCCGTCGCCGACGACGGGTACGAGCCGGACATAGTGCTGTCCATCGCGAGGGGCGGCGTCTTCGTCGCGGGCGGGCTGGCGTACGCGCTGGACTGCAAGAACATCCACCTCGTGAACGTGGAGTTCTACACCGGCGTCGGCACCACGCTCGAGATGCCGGTCATGCTCGCGCCCGTGCCGAACGTCATCGACTTCTCCGAGAAGAAGGTCCTCATCACCGACGACGTCGCCGACACCGGCAAGACGCTCAAGCTGGTGCGGGACTTCTGCCTCGACACGGTCGCCGAGGTCCGCAGCGCCGTGATCTATGAGAAGTCCCACTCGCTCGTCCAGTGCGAGTACGTGTGGAAGCGGACCGATCAGTGGATCAACTTCCCGTGGTCCGTGCAGGAGCCCGTCGTGCGGCGGGCCGGGCAGGTGCTCGACGCCTGA
- a CDS encoding Yip1 family protein, with product MSQVGRKGPPERPGPARHSAGPGTFEGVAGFRIGRGRDNGAPHARPQNPPYGQQAPQGPSYGGPAAPQPPYPQQPYGGGAPGPGSGGSPWPQPHHGGHGGGPGGGHGEPEYFGDGGYGQGGPHGGHAPHDPYAANNPGHTQAFTVGDDPYNQGDTYRAGSAPPPGPVGPRLHWKALLKGVVLAPNQTYLQMRDYAMWAPALIVTFLYGLLAVFGFDTAREEAINATLSNAIPIVLTTAVAMVLSAFVLGVVTHTLARQLGGDGAWQPTVGLSMLIMSLTDAPRLVVAMFAGGDAPFVQILGWATWIAGGALLTLMVSRSHDLPWPKALGASAIQLIALLSIVKLGTF from the coding sequence ATGTCACAGGTCGGCCGCAAAGGACCCCCCGAACGGCCGGGCCCCGCACGTCACTCCGCGGGACCAGGTACGTTCGAAGGCGTGGCTGGATTCAGGATCGGACGCGGCCGGGACAACGGCGCTCCGCACGCGCGACCGCAAAACCCACCGTACGGACAGCAGGCGCCCCAGGGACCGTCGTACGGCGGTCCCGCGGCGCCTCAGCCGCCGTACCCGCAGCAGCCGTACGGAGGCGGCGCCCCCGGCCCCGGCTCCGGCGGCTCACCGTGGCCACAGCCGCACCACGGCGGTCACGGGGGCGGGCCCGGAGGCGGCCACGGCGAGCCGGAGTACTTCGGCGACGGCGGCTACGGCCAGGGCGGCCCGCACGGCGGCCACGCCCCGCACGACCCCTACGCGGCCAACAACCCGGGCCACACCCAGGCGTTCACGGTCGGGGACGACCCGTACAACCAGGGCGACACCTACCGCGCCGGCTCCGCCCCGCCGCCCGGCCCGGTCGGCCCGCGCCTGCACTGGAAGGCCCTGCTGAAGGGCGTCGTCCTCGCCCCCAACCAGACCTATCTCCAGATGCGGGACTACGCGATGTGGGCGCCGGCGCTCATCGTGACGTTCCTCTACGGGCTGCTGGCCGTCTTCGGCTTCGACACCGCCCGCGAGGAGGCGATCAACGCCACCCTCTCGAACGCGATCCCGATCGTGCTGACGACGGCCGTCGCGATGGTGCTGAGCGCCTTCGTACTGGGCGTGGTCACCCACACCCTGGCCCGCCAGCTCGGCGGCGACGGCGCGTGGCAGCCGACCGTCGGCCTCTCCATGCTGATCATGTCGCTCACCGACGCCCCGCGCCTGGTCGTCGCGATGTTCGCCGGCGGTGACGCGCCCTTCGTCCAGATCCTCGGCTGGGCCACCTGGATCGCGGGCGGCGCCCTGCTGACCCTCATGGTCAGCCGCTCCCACGACCTCCCCTGGCCGAAGGCGCTCGGCGCCTCCGCGATCCAGCTGATCGCCCTGCTGTCGATCGTGAAGCTGGGCACCTTCTGA
- a CDS encoding DUF1330 domain-containing protein, with protein MAVDPSGAALAALRSHAPDEPVVMLNLLRFAPDGRDSYREYSRRAAPFLRQYGGELLYAGDGGTPLVAEDGQAWDAVLLVRYPSRDAFSRMVADPEYQRITALRSQALTEAVLQPTVPWTGGGRD; from the coding sequence ATGGCCGTCGACCCCTCGGGAGCCGCGCTCGCGGCACTGCGCTCGCACGCCCCGGACGAGCCCGTCGTCATGCTGAACCTGTTGCGTTTCGCACCCGACGGCCGTGACTCGTACCGGGAGTACTCCCGCCGAGCCGCGCCCTTCCTGCGACAGTACGGCGGCGAGCTGCTCTACGCCGGTGACGGCGGCACGCCGCTGGTCGCCGAGGACGGGCAGGCGTGGGACGCCGTGCTGCTCGTCCGCTATCCAAGCCGGGACGCGTTCAGCCGCATGGTGGCCGACCCCGAGTACCAGAGGATCACGGCGCTGCGGAGCCAGGCCCTGACCGAGGCCGTACTCCAGCCGACCGTGCCCTGGACGGGAGGCGGCAGAGACTGA
- a CDS encoding ABC transporter ATP-binding protein, producing the protein MTTAAHDSSFRRLLGHARPHRGTLAAGAALITAGALTELAQPLVAKSVVDALAVGDSMLRPVLLLALLVLGGAIVGAFGRFLMERAAEGVVLTARRGLVDRLLRLRVDSLDRQQPGDLVSRVTADTTLLRSAATSHLVEVGVGAVSLVGMLVLMARLDPVLFLVVLGVVVLIGCCSLLVMPRIGRAGRQTQEALGELGAGLERVLGAFRTVKAAGAEDHEAAALNAAAERAWRRGVLAARWGAVAGVAGGLAIQLSFLSVLGVGGSRVADGTLPVSSLIAFLLYLFYLAAPIHQLVSGITGLQIGMAAVRRTGELEDMPQEPTRAPSTRGRAGTDDGTRGGGAAVRFRDVAFRYDETGPAVLDGLSFDVPPNGLTAVVGPSGVGKSTLFALLERFYEADAGSIEVDGRDVRDWPLPELRRTIGLVEQDAPVLAGTLRDNLLLAASDATEEEIGDAVRLARLTTLVDRLPNGLDTPVGHRGTTLSGGQRQRVAIARALLRRPRLLLLDEATSQLDALSELELRDAVADISRTTTVLVVAHRLSTVVGARRILVLEQGRVRASGTHEDLARTDDLYRALASTQMLGPGALHRAPAGHSV; encoded by the coding sequence GTGACGACCGCCGCCCACGACTCGTCCTTTAGACGGCTCCTCGGCCACGCCCGCCCGCACCGGGGCACGCTGGCCGCCGGGGCGGCGCTCATCACCGCGGGCGCCCTGACCGAACTGGCCCAGCCCCTGGTGGCCAAGTCGGTCGTGGACGCCCTCGCGGTCGGTGACAGCATGCTGAGGCCGGTCCTGCTGCTGGCCCTGCTGGTGCTCGGCGGGGCGATCGTCGGAGCCTTCGGCCGCTTCCTCATGGAACGCGCGGCGGAGGGCGTCGTACTCACCGCGCGCCGCGGCCTCGTCGACCGGCTGCTGCGGCTGCGTGTGGACAGCCTGGACCGGCAGCAGCCGGGTGACCTCGTCTCCCGGGTCACCGCCGACACCACCCTGCTGCGCTCGGCCGCCACCAGCCATCTGGTGGAGGTCGGGGTCGGCGCCGTCTCCCTGGTCGGCATGCTCGTCCTGATGGCACGGCTCGACCCGGTGCTCTTCCTGGTGGTCCTCGGCGTGGTCGTACTGATCGGCTGCTGCTCCCTGCTGGTGATGCCGAGGATCGGCCGGGCCGGCCGTCAGACCCAGGAGGCCCTCGGTGAACTCGGTGCCGGCCTCGAACGGGTCCTGGGCGCCTTCCGCACGGTCAAGGCCGCCGGCGCCGAGGACCACGAGGCGGCGGCGCTGAACGCCGCCGCCGAACGGGCCTGGCGACGCGGAGTGCTCGCGGCCCGCTGGGGCGCCGTCGCCGGTGTCGCCGGGGGCCTCGCGATCCAGCTGTCGTTCCTGTCGGTGCTCGGCGTGGGCGGCAGCCGCGTCGCCGACGGCACCCTGCCGGTCTCCTCACTGATCGCCTTCCTGCTCTACCTCTTCTACCTGGCGGCGCCGATCCACCAGCTGGTCTCCGGCATCACCGGCCTGCAGATCGGCATGGCCGCCGTACGCCGCACGGGCGAACTGGAGGACATGCCCCAGGAACCCACCCGTGCCCCGTCGACCCGTGGCCGGGCCGGAACCGACGACGGCACGCGAGGCGGCGGAGCCGCCGTACGTTTCCGCGACGTCGCCTTCCGGTACGACGAGACGGGCCCCGCCGTCCTGGACGGCCTCTCCTTCGACGTGCCGCCCAACGGCCTGACGGCCGTGGTCGGCCCCTCGGGCGTCGGCAAGAGCACCCTGTTCGCCCTGCTGGAACGGTTCTACGAGGCGGACGCGGGCAGCATCGAGGTCGACGGCCGGGACGTCCGCGACTGGCCGCTGCCCGAACTGCGGCGCACCATCGGGCTGGTGGAACAGGACGCCCCGGTGCTCGCCGGCACGCTCCGGGACAACCTGCTCCTCGCCGCGTCCGACGCCACCGAGGAGGAGATCGGGGACGCCGTCCGCCTCGCCCGCCTGACCACCTTGGTGGACCGGCTGCCGAACGGCCTCGACACCCCCGTCGGGCACCGGGGCACCACCCTGTCCGGCGGACAGCGCCAGCGCGTCGCCATCGCCCGCGCGCTGCTGCGCCGCCCCCGCCTGCTCCTGCTCGACGAGGCGACCAGCCAGCTCGACGCCCTCAGCGAACTCGAACTCCGTGACGCCGTCGCCGACATATCCCGTACGACCACGGTGCTGGTGGTGGCCCACCGGCTGTCCACCGTCGTCGGGGCGCGCCGGATCCTGGTCCTCGAACAGGGCAGGGTCCGGGCATCGGGCACTCACGAGGACCTGGCCCGCACCGACGACCTCTACCGGGCCCTGGCCTCGACCCAGATGCTCGGCCCCGGCGCGCTCCACCGTGCCCCCGCTGGCCATTCCGTGTAG
- a CDS encoding ABC transporter ATP-binding protein has product MTTSAAVEVHGLRKVFDGKTAVDGVELTVPGGSFYGLVGPNGAGKTTSLSMITGLLRPDAGTVTVAGHDVWRDPYEAKERIGILPEGLRLFERLGGRELLAYTGRLRGLSGAETDERADQLLDVLGLTEAAGKLVVDYSTGMRKKIGLAAALLHNPPVLFLDEPFESVDPVSAQTIREVLRAYTESGSTVVFSSHVMELVQALCSHVAVMAEGRIVTAGTLDEVRGGRSLGDAFMDLVGSPLPPGGTKGKGALRWLGSSSA; this is encoded by the coding sequence GTGACGACGTCAGCCGCCGTCGAGGTACACGGCCTACGGAAGGTGTTCGACGGCAAGACCGCCGTCGACGGAGTCGAACTGACCGTGCCCGGCGGCAGCTTCTACGGCCTCGTGGGCCCCAACGGAGCAGGCAAGACCACCAGCCTCTCCATGATCACCGGTCTGCTGCGCCCGGACGCCGGCACCGTTACCGTCGCCGGGCACGACGTCTGGCGCGACCCCTACGAGGCCAAGGAACGCATCGGCATCCTTCCCGAGGGCCTGCGGCTCTTCGAGCGCCTCGGCGGACGCGAACTGCTCGCCTACACCGGCCGGTTGCGCGGCCTCAGCGGCGCCGAGACGGACGAGCGGGCCGACCAGCTCCTCGACGTGCTGGGCCTGACCGAGGCGGCCGGCAAGCTGGTGGTCGACTACTCCACCGGCATGCGCAAGAAGATCGGCCTCGCGGCCGCCCTGCTGCACAACCCGCCGGTGCTGTTCCTCGACGAGCCCTTCGAGAGCGTCGACCCCGTGTCCGCGCAGACCATCCGCGAAGTGCTGCGCGCCTACACCGAGTCCGGCTCCACGGTCGTCTTCTCCAGCCACGTGATGGAACTGGTCCAGGCCCTGTGCAGCCACGTGGCGGTCATGGCGGAGGGCCGGATCGTCACCGCGGGCACCCTCGACGAGGTCCGCGGCGGGCGCAGCCTGGGCGACGCCTTCATGGACCTCGTCGGCTCGCCCCTGCCCCCGGGCGGGACCAAGGGAAAGGGGGCACTGCGGTGGTTGGGCTCTTCGTCCGCCTGA
- a CDS encoding YncE family protein translates to MHIRQFVRGAALTAALSLSLLGLGTNPAAADTSAPLPIGSYRDIAVDAAHQRVFLSDPFGDSVVVTDYAGRVVKQISGADGAWGFALSGDSSTLYVALRDAGAIAAIDTATLQETARYDTGTGAGADAGPTSLALAGGRIWFGYSLDTWSSALGSLDLSGAQPVVTRDQGLDTFRNPPHLTTTPQAPDTLVAAESDGNTAAVAVYDVSAGRADARARRVDPGPDGCSSLQDLALTPDAQKVVIACAGAHHHQVLRTADLADDSVLATSWSPNSVAVDPAGTVAAGLYQPSGADVQLFAPDAPASYAAWDFPAPSDYADTTLVPGGLAWAPDGSRIFAVTETSGTSSLTLHVLDHPRVPTTVTVQAPASSPRNQDLTLTGKLEAPVGFGAGNTVDIWRIDDPMAGEGTLIGSANVAADGTFSYTDRPMAKGQVQYTVQYYGDTRHAYAYGSVVVDVVSD, encoded by the coding sequence GTGCACATAAGACAGTTCGTACGCGGCGCGGCGCTCACCGCTGCCCTGAGCCTCTCCCTCCTCGGCCTCGGAACGAACCCGGCCGCCGCGGACACCAGTGCCCCACTGCCGATCGGCTCGTACCGGGACATCGCCGTCGACGCCGCTCACCAGCGGGTCTTCCTCAGCGACCCGTTCGGTGACAGCGTCGTGGTGACGGACTACGCGGGCCGGGTCGTGAAGCAGATCAGCGGTGCCGACGGAGCCTGGGGATTCGCGCTGTCCGGCGACTCCAGCACGCTGTACGTGGCGCTCCGCGACGCCGGCGCCATCGCCGCGATCGACACCGCCACCCTTCAGGAGACCGCCCGCTACGACACCGGCACCGGTGCGGGCGCCGACGCCGGTCCGACCTCCCTCGCGCTGGCCGGAGGCCGGATCTGGTTCGGCTACAGCCTCGACACCTGGAGCAGCGCCCTCGGCTCCCTGGACCTGAGCGGTGCGCAGCCGGTCGTCACCCGGGACCAGGGCCTCGACACGTTCCGCAACCCGCCCCACCTGACCACCACCCCGCAGGCACCGGACACCCTCGTGGCGGCCGAGTCGGACGGCAACACGGCCGCCGTCGCGGTGTACGACGTGAGCGCCGGCCGGGCCGACGCCCGGGCGAGGCGCGTCGATCCGGGACCGGACGGGTGCTCGAGCCTGCAGGACCTCGCCCTGACCCCGGACGCCCAGAAGGTCGTCATCGCCTGCGCCGGAGCCCACCACCACCAGGTGCTGCGCACGGCCGACCTGGCGGACGACTCCGTCCTCGCCACCAGTTGGTCCCCCAACTCGGTGGCCGTCGACCCCGCCGGCACGGTGGCCGCGGGCCTCTACCAGCCGAGCGGGGCCGACGTGCAGCTGTTCGCGCCGGACGCCCCGGCGTCCTACGCGGCCTGGGACTTCCCGGCGCCCTCCGACTACGCCGACACCACCCTGGTACCCGGCGGCCTGGCCTGGGCCCCGGACGGCAGCCGGATCTTCGCGGTCACCGAGACCAGCGGCACCTCGTCCCTCACGCTGCACGTCCTGGACCACCCGCGGGTCCCCACCACCGTCACGGTGCAGGCACCGGCCTCGTCGCCGCGCAACCAGGACCTCACCCTGACCGGGAAGCTCGAGGCTCCCGTGGGCTTCGGCGCCGGCAACACCGTCGACATCTGGCGGATCGACGACCCCATGGCGGGTGAGGGCACGCTCATCGGCTCCGCGAACGTCGCCGCGGACGGCACGTTCAGCTACACCGACCGGCCGATGGCCAAGGGGCAGGTCCAGTACACCGTCCAGTACTACGGCGACACGCGGCACGCCTACGCCTACGGCTCGGTCGTGGTCGACGTCGTCTCGGACTGA
- a CDS encoding PIG-L family deacetylase: MTDRPLTLMAVHAHPDDEATGTGGVLARYAAEGIRTVLVTCTDGGCGDGPGGVKPGEPGHDPAAVALMRRQELEASCGVLKISDLEMLDYADSGMAGWPSNDAPGSFWQTPVEEGAARLAELMRHYRPDVVVTYDENGFYGHPDHIQAHRITMAALEMTALTPKVYWTTMPRSGMQRFGEIMREFHPDMPEPDPAEAAAMAEIGLPDDEITTWVDTTAFSGQKFDALAAHASQGENIFFLKMGKERFGELMGMETFLRVKDATGAALPENDLFAGVR; encoded by the coding sequence ATGACCGACCGGCCCTTGACGCTCATGGCGGTACACGCCCACCCCGACGACGAGGCCACCGGAACCGGGGGTGTCCTCGCCCGGTACGCGGCGGAGGGCATCCGCACGGTTCTCGTGACGTGCACCGACGGCGGTTGCGGTGACGGACCGGGGGGCGTCAAACCGGGCGAGCCCGGGCACGATCCGGCGGCGGTCGCCCTGATGCGGCGTCAGGAACTCGAAGCGAGCTGTGGCGTCCTGAAGATCAGCGATCTGGAGATGCTGGACTACGCCGACTCCGGGATGGCTGGCTGGCCGAGCAACGACGCGCCCGGGTCGTTCTGGCAGACCCCGGTGGAGGAAGGCGCGGCCCGGCTCGCGGAACTCATGCGGCACTACCGGCCCGACGTGGTCGTCACCTACGACGAGAACGGCTTCTACGGCCACCCCGATCACATCCAGGCCCACCGCATCACGATGGCGGCGCTGGAGATGACCGCGCTGACACCGAAGGTGTACTGGACCACGATGCCCCGCTCGGGGATGCAGCGGTTCGGCGAGATCATGCGCGAGTTCCATCCGGACATGCCGGAGCCGGACCCCGCCGAGGCCGCCGCGATGGCCGAGATCGGCCTGCCCGACGACGAGATCACCACGTGGGTGGACACCACCGCGTTCAGCGGCCAGAAGTTCGACGCGCTGGCCGCGCACGCCAGTCAGGGCGAGAACATCTTCTTCCTGAAGATGGGGAAGGAGAGGTTCGGCGAGTTGATGGGCATGGAGACCTTCCTACGGGTCAAGGACGCCACCGGCGCGGCCCTGCCCGAGAACGACCTCTTCGCCGGGGTGCGCTGA
- the dcd gene encoding dCTP deaminase, which translates to MLLSDKDIRAEIDAGRVRIEPFDDSMVQPSSIDVRLDRYFRVFENHRYPHIDPSVEQVDLTRLVEPEGDEPFILHPGEFVLASTYEVVTLPDDLASRLEGKSSLGRLGLVTHSTAGFIDPGFSGHVTLELSNLATLPIKLWPGMKIGQLCMFRLASPAEHPYGSERYGSRYQGQRGPTASRSFLNFHRTQV; encoded by the coding sequence GTGCTTCTCTCAGACAAGGACATCCGGGCCGAGATCGACGCCGGGCGGGTCCGCATCGAACCCTTCGACGACTCCATGGTGCAGCCGTCGAGCATCGACGTGCGCCTCGACCGCTACTTCCGGGTGTTCGAGAATCACCGGTACCCGCACATCGACCCCTCCGTCGAGCAGGTGGATCTGACCCGGCTCGTGGAGCCGGAGGGGGACGAGCCCTTCATCCTGCACCCCGGCGAGTTCGTGCTGGCCAGTACGTACGAGGTCGTCACGTTGCCCGACGACCTCGCCTCGCGGCTGGAGGGGAAGAGCTCGCTCGGGCGGCTCGGGCTCGTCACGCACTCCACGGCCGGGTTCATCGACCCGGGCTTCTCCGGACACGTGACGCTCGAACTCAGCAACCTCGCGACGCTGCCCATCAAGCTGTGGCCGGGGATGAAGATCGGACAGCTGTGCATGTTCCGGCTCGCCTCGCCCGCCGAGCACCCCTACGGGAGCGAGCGGTACGGGTCCCGCTACCAGGGACAGCGGGGGCCGACCGCCTCCCGGTCCTTCCTCAACTTCCATCGGACCCAGGTATGA